One genomic segment of Pseudomonas chlororaphis subsp. aurantiaca includes these proteins:
- the serA gene encoding phosphoglycerate dehydrogenase, with the protein MSKTSLDKSKIKFLLLEGVHQSAVDVLKAAGYTSIEYLTGSLPEAQLKEKIADAHFIGIRSRTQLTEEIFDHAKKLVAVGCFCIGTNQVDLDAARERGIAVFNAPYSNTRSVAELVLAEAILLLRGIPEKNASCHRGGWIKSAANSFEIRGKKLGIVGYGSIGTQLSVLAEGLGMQVFFYDTVTKLPLGNATQVGNLHELLGMSDIVTLHVPETAATQWMIGEKEIRAIKKGGILINAARGTVVELDHLAAAIKDKHLIGAAIDVFPVEPRSNDEEFESPLRGLDNVILTPHIGGSTAEAQANIGLEVAEKLVKYSDNGTSVSSVNFPEVALPAHPGKHRLLHIHENIPGVMSEINKVFAENGINISGQFLQTNEKVGYVVIDVDAEYSELAQEKLQHVNGTIRSRVLF; encoded by the coding sequence ATGAGCAAGACTTCTCTCGATAAGAGCAAGATCAAGTTCCTTCTTCTCGAAGGCGTCCACCAATCGGCTGTCGACGTCCTCAAGGCCGCGGGCTACACCAGTATCGAGTACCTCACCGGTTCTCTGCCGGAAGCCCAGTTGAAGGAAAAGATCGCCGATGCGCACTTCATCGGCATTCGCTCCCGCACCCAACTGACTGAAGAAATCTTCGATCACGCGAAGAAGCTCGTCGCTGTTGGCTGCTTCTGCATCGGCACCAACCAGGTTGACCTCGACGCGGCTCGCGAGCGCGGCATCGCGGTGTTCAACGCACCGTACTCCAACACCCGTTCCGTAGCCGAACTGGTGCTGGCCGAAGCGATCCTGCTGCTGCGCGGTATCCCAGAGAAGAACGCCTCCTGCCACCGTGGCGGCTGGATCAAGAGCGCGGCCAACTCCTTCGAGATCCGTGGCAAGAAGCTGGGCATCGTCGGCTATGGCTCGATCGGCACCCAACTGTCGGTCCTGGCCGAGGGTCTGGGCATGCAGGTGTTCTTCTACGACACCGTGACCAAGCTGCCGCTGGGTAACGCCACCCAGGTCGGCAACCTGCACGAGCTGCTGGGCATGTCCGACATCGTCACCCTGCACGTTCCGGAAACCGCTGCGACCCAGTGGATGATCGGCGAGAAGGAAATCCGCGCCATCAAGAAAGGCGGCATCCTGATCAACGCCGCGCGCGGCACCGTGGTCGAGCTGGACCACCTGGCCGCGGCGATCAAGGACAAGCACCTGATCGGCGCCGCCATCGACGTGTTCCCGGTGGAGCCACGCTCCAACGACGAAGAGTTCGAAAGCCCGCTGCGTGGCCTGGACAACGTGATCCTGACCCCGCACATCGGTGGTTCGACCGCCGAAGCCCAGGCCAACATCGGCCTGGAAGTGGCCGAGAAGCTGGTCAAGTACAGCGACAACGGTACTTCGGTATCGTCCGTGAACTTCCCGGAAGTGGCCCTGCCGGCTCACCCTGGCAAGCACCGCCTGCTGCACATCCACGAGAACATCCCGGGTGTGATGAGCGAGATCAACAAGGTCTTCGCCGAAAACGGCATCAACATCTCCGGTCAGTTCCTGCAGACCAACGAGAAAGTGGGCTACGTGGTGATCGACGTCGACGCCGAGTACTCGGAGTTGGCGCAAGAGAAACTGCAACACGTCAACGGCACCATCCGCAGCCGCGTGCTGTTCTAA
- a CDS encoding FAD-binding oxidoreductase, with translation MTNPALIDELKTLVEAGKVLTDASSLDAYGKDWTKHFAPAPSAIVFPKTIEQVQAIVRWANRHKVALVPSGGRTGLSAAAVAANGEVVVSFDYMNQILDLNLTDRTAVCQPGVVTAQLQNLAEENGLYYPVDFASAGSSQIGGNIATNAGGIKVIRYGMTRNWVAGLKVVTGKGDLLELNKDLVKNATGYDLRQLFIGAEGTLGFVVEATMRLERAPNNLTAMVLGTPDFDSIMPVLHAFQGKLDLTAFEFFSDKALAKILGRGDVPAPFETDCPFYVLLEFEASNEDVANDALATFEHCVEQGWVLDGVMSQSEQQLQNLWKLREYISETISHWTPYKNDISVTVSKVPAFLKDIDAIVAENYPDFEVVWYGHIGDGNLHLNILKPDELSKDEFFAKCATVNKWVFETVEKYNGSISAEHGVGMTKRDYLTYSRSPVEIDYMKAVKAVFDPNGIMNPGKIFAV, from the coding sequence ATGACCAATCCTGCGCTGATTGATGAGCTGAAGACCCTGGTCGAGGCTGGCAAGGTCCTGACCGACGCCAGCTCCCTGGATGCTTACGGCAAGGATTGGACCAAGCACTTCGCCCCGGCGCCGAGCGCCATCGTCTTTCCCAAGACCATCGAGCAGGTCCAGGCCATCGTGCGCTGGGCCAACCGGCACAAGGTCGCGCTGGTGCCCTCCGGCGGCCGTACCGGCCTGTCGGCCGCCGCGGTGGCGGCCAACGGTGAAGTGGTGGTGTCTTTCGACTACATGAACCAGATCCTCGACCTGAACCTGACTGACCGCACCGCGGTCTGCCAGCCGGGCGTGGTGACCGCGCAGTTGCAGAACCTCGCCGAAGAAAACGGCCTGTATTACCCGGTGGACTTCGCTTCCGCCGGTTCCAGCCAGATTGGCGGCAATATCGCCACCAATGCCGGCGGGATCAAAGTGATTCGCTACGGCATGACCCGCAACTGGGTGGCTGGCCTGAAAGTGGTCACCGGCAAGGGCGACCTGCTGGAGCTGAACAAGGACCTGGTCAAGAACGCCACCGGCTATGACCTGCGCCAGCTGTTCATCGGCGCCGAGGGCACCCTGGGTTTCGTGGTCGAGGCCACCATGCGCCTGGAGCGTGCACCGAACAACCTCACGGCGATGGTGCTCGGGACTCCGGATTTCGATTCGATCATGCCAGTGCTGCATGCCTTCCAAGGCAAGCTCGACCTGACCGCCTTCGAATTCTTCTCCGACAAGGCCCTGGCCAAGATCCTCGGCCGCGGTGACGTACCGGCGCCGTTCGAGACCGATTGCCCGTTCTATGTGCTGCTGGAGTTCGAAGCCAGCAACGAGGACGTGGCCAACGACGCCCTGGCCACCTTCGAGCACTGCGTGGAGCAGGGCTGGGTGCTGGACGGCGTGATGAGCCAGAGCGAGCAGCAACTGCAGAACCTGTGGAAATTGCGCGAGTACATCTCCGAAACCATCTCGCACTGGACCCCGTACAAGAACGACATTTCGGTCACCGTGTCGAAGGTACCGGCTTTCCTTAAGGATATTGACGCGATCGTCGCGGAAAACTACCCGGATTTCGAAGTGGTCTGGTATGGCCACATCGGCGACGGCAACCTGCACCTGAACATCCTCAAGCCGGACGAGCTGAGCAAGGACGAGTTCTTCGCCAAGTGCGCCACCGTCAACAAGTGGGTGTTCGAAACCGTCGAGAAGTACAACGGCTCGATTTCCGCCGAGCACGGCGTGGGCATGACCAAGCGCGATTACCTGACCTACAGCCGTTCGCCGGTGGAAATCGACTACATGAAGGCGGTCAAGGCGGTGTTCGACCCGAACGGCATCATGAACCCGGGCAAGATTTTCGCTGTTTGA
- a CDS encoding DUF4399 domain-containing protein, with amino-acid sequence MKTFISRAALAGLMLGASMLASAADIPRTKAPEGASVFIVTPVNGDTVAKTFKVKFGVSDISLAPAGDQTPHTGHHHLLVDVDKLPAENMPIPADAQHIHFGKAQTETELTLAPGKHTLQLELGDKNHVPFDPPIVSEKITITVK; translated from the coding sequence ATGAAAACCTTTATATCTCGTGCTGCATTGGCCGGCCTGATGCTGGGGGCTTCGATGCTGGCTTCTGCGGCGGATATTCCTCGCACCAAGGCGCCGGAAGGCGCTTCTGTCTTTATCGTCACCCCGGTCAATGGCGATACCGTGGCCAAGACCTTCAAGGTCAAGTTCGGCGTCAGCGACATCTCCCTGGCGCCCGCCGGCGACCAGACTCCGCACACCGGGCACCACCACCTGCTGGTCGACGTCGACAAGCTGCCGGCCGAAAACATGCCGATTCCGGCCGACGCCCAGCACATCCACTTCGGCAAGGCCCAGACCGAAACCGAACTGACCCTGGCCCCGGGCAAGCACACCCTGCAGCTGGAGCTGGGCGACAAGAACCACGTGCCGTTCGACCCGCCAATCGTTTCGGAAAAGATCACCATCACCGTCAAGTAA
- a CDS encoding fumarylacetoacetate hydrolase family protein has product MSYQHQYVDGTRIHFPVGKIVCIGRNYAEHAKELDNPVPTEPLLFIKPGSCVVPLEGGFAIPTERGSVHYEAEIAVLIGKPLSTKPSREEVLDAISGFAPALDLTLRDKQAELKAKGLPWEISKCFDGACVLAPFVVGSTFPDLTDINIRLTINGEVRQDGNSSIMLNPIVPMIQYMAGCFSLQAGDVILTGTPVGVGPLNVGDELVLELPGVSRFESRVS; this is encoded by the coding sequence ATGAGCTATCAGCACCAGTATGTCGACGGTACCCGTATTCATTTCCCGGTCGGCAAGATCGTGTGCATCGGGCGCAACTATGCCGAGCACGCCAAGGAACTGGACAATCCGGTGCCGACCGAGCCTCTGCTGTTTATCAAGCCGGGCAGTTGCGTGGTGCCTCTGGAAGGCGGTTTTGCCATCCCCACCGAGCGTGGCTCCGTGCATTACGAGGCGGAAATCGCGGTATTGATCGGCAAGCCGCTGTCGACCAAGCCCAGCCGCGAGGAAGTGCTGGACGCCATCTCCGGTTTCGCCCCGGCCCTGGACCTGACCCTGCGCGACAAGCAGGCCGAGCTCAAGGCCAAGGGGCTGCCCTGGGAAATCTCCAAGTGCTTCGACGGCGCCTGCGTGCTGGCGCCATTCGTGGTCGGCAGCACCTTCCCGGACCTGACCGACATCAATATTCGCCTGACCATCAACGGCGAGGTCCGCCAGGACGGCAACAGCAGCATCATGCTCAACCCGATCGTACCGATGATCCAGTACATGGCCGGCTGCTTCTCCCTGCAGGCGGGCGACGTGATCCTGACCGGCACGCCGGTGGGCGTCGGCCCGCTGAACGTCGGTGATGAGCTGGTGCTGGAGTTGCCGGGCGTCAGCCGCTTCGAAAGTCGCGTCAGCTGA